The DNA sequence ACGGCGGTTCTGCGGTGACGGCTTTCTTGCCGTGCGGGTCAGCTCCAGGCTGCTCCCCTCCCTGCCATTTTTCTCCGGGATACAGGTTTACGCAGATGAGCAAGACTTCTCTCGATAAGAGCAAGATCAAGTTCCTTCTTCTCGAAGGCGTCCACCAATCGGCTGTCGACGTCCTCAAGGCGGCGGGCTACACCAGCATCGAATACCTGACAGGCTCCCTGCCGGAAGCCCAGCTCAAGGAAAAGATCGCTGACGCTCACTTCATCGGCATTCGTTCGCGCACCCAACTGACCGAAGAGATCTTCGATCACGCGAAGAAACTGGTCGCGGTCGGCTGTTTCTGCATCGGCACCAACCAGGTTGACCTGGAAGCGGCCCGCGAGCGCGGCATCGCCGTGTTCAACGCGCCGTACTCCAACACCCGCTCCGTGGCCGAGCTGGTGCTGGCCGAAGCGATCCTGCTGCTGCGCGGCATCCCTGAGAAAAACGCTTCCTGCCACCGTGGCGGCTGGATCAAGTCCGCAGCCAACTCCTTCGAGATCCGTGGCAAGAAACTGGGCATCGTCGGCTACGGCTCGATCGGTACTCAGCTGTCGGTTCTGGCCGAAGGTCTGGGCATGCAGGTGTTCTTCTACGACACCGTGACCAAGCTGCCACTGGGCAACGCGACCCAGGTCGGCAACTTGCACGAGCTGCTGGGCATGTCCGACATCGTCACCCTGCACGTTCCGGAAACCGCTGCGACCCAGTGGATGATCGGCGAGAAGGAAATCCGCGCCATCAAGAAGGGCGGCATCCTGATCAACGCTGCACGCGGCACCGTGGTCGAGCTGGATCACCTGGCCGCTGCGATCAAGGACAAGCACCTGATCGGCGCCGCCATCGACGTGTTCCCGGTCGAGCCGCGCTCCAACGACGAAGAGTTCGAAAGCCCGCTGCGTGGCCTGGATAACGTGATCCTGACCCCGCACATCGGCGGTTCCACTGCTGAAGCCCAGGCCAACATCGGTCTGGAAGTGGCAGAAAAACTGGTCAAGTACAGCGACAACGGTACCTCGGTATCGTCCGTGAACTTCCCGGAAGTGGCCCTGCCGGCTCACCCTGGCAAGCACCGTCTGCTGCACATCCACGAGAACATCCCGGGCGTGATGAGCGAGATCAACAAGGTCTTCGCCGAAAACGGCATCAACATCTCCGGTCAGTTCCTGCAGACCAACGAGAAGGTCGGCTACGTGGTGATCGACGTCGACGCCGAGTACTCGGAGCTGGCGCAAGAGAAGCTGCAACACGTCAACGGCACCATCCGTAGCCGCGTGCTGTTCTGATCAAGCGTTGAGCGACAAAAAAAGGGAGCCTTCGGGCTCCCTTTTTCATGCACGCGAAAACGTCATTCGACGTTGACGGTGATCTTCTTCGACACGATCGGCGGATCGAAGGCCATGTGGCCGCTGTCACCCAGCTCCAGCTGCAAGGTGTGTTTGCCCGGCGCGAGCTTGATGTCGGCCTGGGTCTGCGCCTTGCCGAAGTGCATGTGGTTGGCGTCGGTCGGCACGACGGAACCGGCCGGAACGATTTCCTTGGCATCGATCAGCAGATGGTGGTGACCGGTGTTCTTGGTGACGTCACCGGCGGGTGCCAGCGCGATGTCCTTTACGCCGAACTTGACCGTGAAGGTCTGCGGAACCGTGGCTCCGTCCTCGGGAGAAACGATGAACACTTCGGCGCCTTTCGGTGCCGGCGTGGCCGCACTGGCCAGTACCGAAACACCCATCAGCACACCGGCCAACGCTGCACGTGACATAAAGCTTTTCATTTTCTTCTCCAGTTTTTCCGTAAAATCCGCACGGTCATGACAACTTCATGACCATTCGTTGTCGAAGGCACTCGACAACCATAGCAAAGCGAGCCTGGAAAACAGGCCGATATCGATTTCAAAGGAGTGACCATGCGTTTTCTGCCTGGCCTGATCTGCCTGCTACCCCTTCTGAGCCCGCTGGCTCATGCCGAACTGATTGACGACGTCTACGACCGTGGCGAGTTGCGCATAGCCCTTGAGGCTAATACACCGCCCTTCAATTTCAAGGACGGCGACACGCTCACGGGGTTCGAGGTCGAGCTTGGGCAACTGCTGGCCAACGAACTGGATGTGCGCGCCGACTTCATCGTCACCGACGAAGCCGATCTGCTCCAGGGCGTTGAAAGCGGCAAGTACGACGTCGCGCTCAACCACATAGCACTGACCCCGGAACTCAAGGATCGTTTCGACGTGAGCGAGCCTTACACGCAGGTCAATGCGCAGTTGCTGGCGAAAAAGGATGAGCAGCCGCGCCCTCTGGTGCTGGTCCAGACGCTGACTGAGGAAAAGCCGAAGGTTATGCCGCCGGTGGAACTGGCGATTCCGTTTCAGAAGGGCAACCCGGCGTTTCACGTGAGCCTTGAGAATGCCTTGCAGCGGATCAGGGCGGACGGGCGGCTGGAGGCGTTGTCGAAGAAGTGGTTGAGCGCGCAGGCCACTGAAGACCTGAAATGAGCGCAATTTCCATGTGGGAGCGAGCTTGCTCGCGAAAGCGGTCTGTCAGCCACAAATACCGGTACTGACAATACGCAATCGCGAGCAAGCTCGCTCCCACAGTGTTTGAGGTGCGGGATTAGTCGAGATGTGTCAGGGCCCGTGCGGCTTGCGGCAACTCAAGTTCGCTGAAAACCTGCACGCCATGGCGCTTGAGCAAGGCTGCCGTGACGCCCTCGCCACTCACCTTCACCCCACTGAACGTCCCGTCATAGGTCAACAGATTCCCGCACGAAGGACTGTTGGCCTTGAGCACCGCCACCCGAATCCCGTGCTTTTGCACCAGCGCCAGCGCCTGCCGTGCGCCGTCGAGAAACTGTGAACTGACATCTTCGCCCTCGGTGGTGATCACCGAAGCGAGCCCGTCCAGCACTTCGCTACCCTGCCCGCCGGGAATCTCCGCTGCCGCTCGTGGCGTCGGCAAGCCACCGGCGACTTCCGGGCACAGCGGCACTACTCGCCCTTCGGCAATCCACTGTTCCAGCAGATCGAACGGCCCGCTGGCCCCACCGTCGTAACGCACGCGATGGCCAAGCAGGCAGCGACTGACCAGAATCCTGTGCATCTCAGAACGGCTCGTTGCCACGGCGGCGGAACCAGCCTGTCAGCGACAGCCGCTCGCGGCTGGCTGGCAACACTTCATGAGGGACTTCGCCGGAGAGAAACACCACCAGACAACCGCCCGTAGGCTGTACGTCATGAACGCGGTCATTCTCCAGGTACATGCGCAGTTGCCCGCCATCCTCCGGTAGCCAGCCGTCATTGAGGTAGATCACCGCCGAGACCATGCGCCGGTCATCGTCGCGGAAACGGTCGACATGCTTGCGATAGAAAGCCCCCGGCGGGTACAGCGCGAAGTGGCACTCGAAGTCTTCAAGCCCCAGGAACAACCCGCGGTTGAGCGCTTCACGCAGGCTGTCCATCAGGTTCAGGTAGCGGTCGCTGGCCTCGGCCTGACCGGGGTCGATCCACTGGATATGGTCGCCACGAATCCCCTCGCGGATCTCCGAAAACGGGCCACGTCCGACCCCCGCCGGCGCCAGTTCACCTTCGGCGTCACGTTTGCGGCACTCGGCCGCCAGTGCGCGGGTCAAATCCGCAGGCAGGAAAATGTTCTGCTGCGACCAGCCGCGCTCGGCCAGGTCGTCGACGATACGTAACAGCAGCGGGTGATCAGAGGATATTTGCATGGCGCGCATAGTATGCCTGCGGCAAGAAATCCGACAGAGCCACGCGGCGGCTTGATACGAATTCTCGACAAGTACTGGCACCGCACGGAGAATAGTCGGCTGCCGACAGGAGTCCTTATGCGCCGTTTGCTTCTTTCACTGTTGATGTTCTGCGTTTTGCCCGCCTGGGCGGACGGCCACGACCAGTTGTACAAGGTCGCCGGCTGGCCAGAACAACGCGCGCATTTCAACGACGCCCTGAGTGCCGCGCAGCAGCGTTACCAGAACAGCCTGCCGCCGGCGGTGTTTCAGGCGCTGGTGAACAACAGCAATCAGCGCTTCGCCCCCCAGGCCGTGGATCAACGCGCCGAAGCGCAACTGCGCAAGAACCTCGCCGATCCGAAACCGGCCCTGTCATTCTTTCAGTCACCGCTGGGCAAGAAGATCGTCGCCGCCGAACTGCTGGCGACCCGTCGCGATCAATTGGCAAAAAACGCCAAGGGCCTGCCGAAGATGCCGGCCAGCGACAGCCGCCTGCTGATCATCGGCCACCTCGCCCAGGCCCTGCCCGCGCGCGAAGCCGGCGCCGAAGTCAGTCTG is a window from the Pseudomonas gozinkensis genome containing:
- the serA gene encoding phosphoglycerate dehydrogenase — its product is MSKTSLDKSKIKFLLLEGVHQSAVDVLKAAGYTSIEYLTGSLPEAQLKEKIADAHFIGIRSRTQLTEEIFDHAKKLVAVGCFCIGTNQVDLEAARERGIAVFNAPYSNTRSVAELVLAEAILLLRGIPEKNASCHRGGWIKSAANSFEIRGKKLGIVGYGSIGTQLSVLAEGLGMQVFFYDTVTKLPLGNATQVGNLHELLGMSDIVTLHVPETAATQWMIGEKEIRAIKKGGILINAARGTVVELDHLAAAIKDKHLIGAAIDVFPVEPRSNDEEFESPLRGLDNVILTPHIGGSTAEAQANIGLEVAEKLVKYSDNGTSVSSVNFPEVALPAHPGKHRLLHIHENIPGVMSEINKVFAENGINISGQFLQTNEKVGYVVIDVDAEYSELAQEKLQHVNGTIRSRVLF
- a CDS encoding DUF4399 domain-containing protein — translated: MKSFMSRAALAGVLMGVSVLASAATPAPKGAEVFIVSPEDGATVPQTFTVKFGVKDIALAPAGDVTKNTGHHHLLIDAKEIVPAGSVVPTDANHMHFGKAQTQADIKLAPGKHTLQLELGDSGHMAFDPPIVSKKITVNVE
- a CDS encoding transporter substrate-binding domain-containing protein; the protein is MRFLPGLICLLPLLSPLAHAELIDDVYDRGELRIALEANTPPFNFKDGDTLTGFEVELGQLLANELDVRADFIVTDEADLLQGVESGKYDVALNHIALTPELKDRFDVSEPYTQVNAQLLAKKDEQPRPLVLVQTLTEEKPKVMPPVELAIPFQKGNPAFHVSLENALQRIRADGRLEALSKKWLSAQATEDLK
- a CDS encoding DUF523 domain-containing protein, whose product is MHRILVSRCLLGHRVRYDGGASGPFDLLEQWIAEGRVVPLCPEVAGGLPTPRAAAEIPGGQGSEVLDGLASVITTEGEDVSSQFLDGARQALALVQKHGIRVAVLKANSPSCGNLLTYDGTFSGVKVSGEGVTAALLKRHGVQVFSELELPQAARALTHLD
- a CDS encoding 2OG-Fe(II) oxygenase, which translates into the protein MRAMQISSDHPLLLRIVDDLAERGWSQQNIFLPADLTRALAAECRKRDAEGELAPAGVGRGPFSEIREGIRGDHIQWIDPGQAEASDRYLNLMDSLREALNRGLFLGLEDFECHFALYPPGAFYRKHVDRFRDDDRRMVSAVIYLNDGWLPEDGGQLRMYLENDRVHDVQPTGGCLVVFLSGEVPHEVLPASRERLSLTGWFRRRGNEPF
- a CDS encoding DUF2059 domain-containing protein → MRRLLLSLLMFCVLPAWADGHDQLYKVAGWPEQRAHFNDALSAAQQRYQNSLPPAVFQALVNNSNQRFAPQAVDQRAEAQLRKNLADPKPALSFFQSPLGKKIVAAELLATRRDQLAKNAKGLPKMPASDSRLLIIGHLAQALPAREAGAEVSLAIAGVAADSLSSMIPGLLGGGQAQGMLNGQRQRLMDQIGADLNNTLLYVYRDLSDEELEEFATFAESTEGKAYYQAALAAIRAGLAVGQSTSNLSQ